A window from Solanum stenotomum isolate F172 chromosome 7, ASM1918654v1, whole genome shotgun sequence encodes these proteins:
- the LOC125870225 gene encoding GDSL esterase/lipase At2g31540-like: MGITITCFAFILLVQCCIIINAKSVPKFPAIFIFGDSTVDTGNNNYISTIFQGNHCPYGENFPGRIPTGRFSDGKLVPDFLASMLGIKEYIPPFLQPDLSNHDLLTGVSFASAGSGYDDLTTTTTKVIPMSDQIKYFEQYILKLQLIIGEEKAQKLVSGALVVVSAGTNDFIFNFYDIPTRRHQYNITGYQDFLQSLLQNFVEDLYNLGVRNMLVAGLPPVGCLPIQITAKSPFLRKCIKEENFDAQSYNVKLATLLKQIQDALLGSNILYSDSYHPFMHMINHPKKYGFLKTRRGCCGSGTYEAGPFCNKHHPVCKNASEYLFWDSIHPGESAYQHLSNMAMKKLRHHKLSHSKIH, translated from the exons ATGGGTATCACTATTACCTGTTTTGCTTTCATTCTCTTGGTCCAATGTTGCATCATCATCAATGCGAAATCGGTGCCCAAGTTCCCTGCCATCTTCATCTTTGGAGATTCAACAGTTGATACGGGTAACAACAATTACATATCTACAATATTTCAAGGTAATCATTGTCCTTATGGGGAAAACTTTCCTGGGCGGATTCCCACAGGAAGATTTTCAGATGGGAAACTCGTACCTGACTTTTTGGCATCTATGTTAGGCATCAAAGAATATATTCCTCCTTTCCTACAACCAGATCTATCAAACCATGATCTTTTAACTGGGGTCAGCTTTGCATCTGCTGGCTCTGGATATGATGACCTAACCACAACAACAACTAAAGTAATCCCTATGTCcgatcaaataaaatattttgagcaATACATACTGAAACTCCAACTAATTATTGGAGAAGAGAAAGCTCAAAAACTCGTCAGTGGTGCTTTGGTTGTTGTAAGTGCAGGGACTAAcgatttcatatttaatttctaTGATATCCCAACAAGGAGAcatcaatataatataacaGGATATCAAGATTTTTTGCAGAGTCTACTCCAAAACTTTGTTGAG GATCTATATAATCTTGGTGTTCGGAACATGCTTGTTGCTGGGCTTCCTCCTGTTGGTTGTCTTCCAATACAAATAACTGCAAAGTCCCCATTTCTGAGAAAGTGCATTAAAGAGGAGAATTTTGATGCTCAATCCTATAATGTCAAACTTGCAACGTTGCTAAAACAAATACAAGACGCACTTTTAGGAAGCAATATCTTGTATTCAGATTCATATCATCCCTTTATGCATATGATCAACCATCCAAAAAAATATG GATTTCTGAAAACTAGACGTGGTTGTTGTGGCAGTGGCACATATGAAGCAGGTCCATTCTGTAATAAACACCATCCTGTCTGCAAAAATGCTTCTGAATACTTGTTTTGGGACAGTATACATCCTGGTGAATCGGCCTACCAACATCTTTCCAATATGGCAATGAAGAAACTTCGGCATCACAAACTATCCCATAGCAAAATTCATTAA